Proteins from a genomic interval of Musa acuminata AAA Group cultivar baxijiao chromosome BXJ1-9, Cavendish_Baxijiao_AAA, whole genome shotgun sequence:
- the LOC135593948 gene encoding palmitoyl-acyl carrier protein thioesterase, chloroplastic-like has protein sequence MVASVAAAFFPVPSSSSTVLAQASKSIGDGPRSLGIQGIVAKPNSSSGAMEIKAQAQTLPKINGTKVDLKTKEHKADEEEVASVPRTFYNQLPDWSFLFAAITTIFLAAEKQLTLLDWKPKRPDMLADAFGLGKIVQDGMVFRQNFSIRSYEIGADRTASIETLMNHLQETALNHVRSVGLLGDGFGSTPEMTKNNLIWVVTKMQIVVEHYPSWGDIVEVDTWVGASGRNGMRRDWHVRDYRTGQTILRASSVWVMMNKHSRRLSKMPEEVRAEIEPYFMVKAPIVEEDKRKLPKLEDGTANHVRRGLTPRWADLDVNQHVNNVKYIGWILESAPISILENHQLASMTLEYRRECGRDSVLQSLTAVSTSPDGIQDDGIECQHLLRLECGAEIVRGRTEWKPKHKHANGPGNMGANSSL, from the exons ATGGTTGCATCCGTGGCGGCGGCCTTCTTCCCTGTTCCATCTTCCTCTTCCACTGTCTTAGCTCAAGCATCGAAGAGCATTGGTGATGGCCCTCGAAGTTTGGGCATTCAGGGTATCGTTGCCAAACCTAATTCATCCTCAGGCGCAATGGAGATTAAGGCGCAAGCACAAACCCTTCCTAAGATCAATGGTACAAAGGTTGACCTGAAAACCAAAGAGCATAAGGCTGATGAAGAAGAAGTTGCTTCAGTCCCAAGGACATTCTACAACCAATTGCCTGACTGGAGCTTTCTGTTTGCTGCCATAACAACCATTTTCTTAGCAGCTGAGAAACAGTTGACGCTGCTTGATTGGAAGCCCAAGCGACCTGATATGCTTGCTGATGCATTTGGGCTTGGCAAGATTGTTCAGGATGGGATGGTTTTCAGGCAGAACTTTTCCATTAGGTCATATGAGATAGGGGCAGATCGAACAGCTTCTATAGAGACTTTAATGAATCACTTACAG GAAACAGCACTTAACCATGTAAGGAGTGTTGGTCTACTGGGTGATGGATTTGGTTCGACACCTGAGATGACTAAAAATAACTTGATTTGGGTTGTCACGAAGATGCAGATTGTCGTAGAACATTATCCTTCCTG GGGAGATATTGTTGAAGTAGACACATGGGTTGGTGCTTCTGGGAGAAATGGGATGCGCCGAGATTGGCATGTTCGTGACTATCGGACAGGTCAAACTATACTGAGAGCCAGCAG TGTCTGGGTAATGATGAACAAACACAGTAGACGATTGTCCAAAATGCCAGAGGAAGTTAGAGCAGAGATAGAGCCTTATTTTATGGTGAAAGCTCCTATTGTGGAAGAGGATAAAAGGAAGCTACCAAAGCTTGAAGATGGTACTGCCAATCATGTCCGAAGGGGCTTGACT CCTCGATGGGCCGATTTGGATGTCAATCAACATGTGAATAATGTCAAGTATATTGGCTGGATTCTTGAG AGTGCTCCCATCTCAATTCTTGAGAACCATCAGCTTGCCAGCATGACTCTGGAATACAGGAGGGAATGTGGGAGGGATAGCGTACTGCAATCCCTCACCGCTGTATCCACTAGCCCTGATGGCATACAGGACGATGGCATCGAGTGCCAGCATCTGCTGCGGTTGGAATGTGGGGCTGAGATTGTGAGAGGACGCACAGAGTGGAAGCCGAAGCACAAGCACGCCAATGGTCCTGGAAACATGGGGGCCAATTCCAGTTTGTAG